The following are encoded in a window of Amaranthus tricolor cultivar Red isolate AtriRed21 chromosome 2, ASM2621246v1, whole genome shotgun sequence genomic DNA:
- the LOC130805554 gene encoding organic cation/carnitine transporter 3-like, with protein MLGFQFGWLFCGVSGTFETSVPSIPMTLGFAVYALLIHRPFASYLIHHRFPINFLFHRLFNWWINFIYSWIPFLKWGRSGSACYLHTGFINGTGRVGNLGFNIYLTSTFSALISLVSNILTFLLWIPRCNRRSSLLGFCAISGATSIVLSILGKEYEGLMIGLELISLFCACMAYNLVLMYIVELFPTCVRNSASSLVRQAMIFGSIFDPVLVLLGRENMLYCYGVFGITVLVCGFLILCLPETRGKVLCDTMEEQDFLDSCDKEIVV; from the exons ATGTTGGGTTTTCAGTTTGGTTGGTTATTTTGTGGAGTTTCTGGAACATTTGAAACATCTGTTCCATCTATTCCAATGACATTAGGGTTTGCTGTGTATGCTCTTCTGATACATCGACCATTTGCAAG CTACCTCATTCATCACCGGTTTCCCATCAACTTCTTATTTCATAGGCTGTTTAATTGGTGGATTAATTTTATCTACTCTTG GATTCCGTTTCTTAAGTGGGGCAGGTCGGGCTCCGCTTGCTATCTGCACACTGGTTTTATAAACGGAACAGGTCG GGTTGGAAACTTGGGTTTTAATATCTATTTAACCTCAACTTTTAGTGCTTTGATATCTTTGGTTTCTAATATACTCACTTTCCTTTTATGGATTCCAAGATGTAATAGAAGGAGTTCATTGCTTGGGTTCTGTGCTATTAGTGGAGCAACAAGCATTGTACTTTCTATATTAGGAAAGGAGTATGAGGGTTTGATGATTGGGTTAGAGttaatatcattattttgtGCTTGTATGGCGTATAATTTGGTATTGATGTATATAGTAGAGTTGTTTCCCACCTGTGTGAGGAACTCAGCCTCGTCGTTGGTCAGGCAGGCAATGATATTTGGGTCGATTTTCGACCCGGTATTGGTTCTGTTAGGGAGGGAAAATATGTTGTATTGTTATGGTGTATTTGGAATTACAGTGCTTGTTTGTGGGTTCTTGATTCTTTGTTTACCGGAGACAAGAGGTAAGGTACTCTGTGATACCATGGAGGAACAGGACTTTTTGGATAGTTGTGATAAAGAAATAGTCGTATAA